The following coding sequences are from one Streptomyces sp. NBC_00536 window:
- a CDS encoding alpha/beta hydrolase gives MKKRAAVLLSVATVATALASPVTAAAPAAAALRWTDCKTARYPTLQCASLSVPLDHDRPGGRRISLALTRVPHTGKTSQGPLLVNPGGPGGSGRALAGYVASALPKAVAAQYDVIGFDPRGVGRSEPALDCGGDHFKPVRPDSVPLDPGVERANLDRVKSFAESCRARHADVLPYIGTVSAARDIELLRVALGAPRISYFGYSYGTYLGAVYAKLHPERVHRLVLDSIVDPGGIWYADNLAQDRAFDARHKAFLAWVARHDATYRLGTDPAEVEARWYEMRDAVRTTPAGGKVGAAELEDTFMPGGYYNGYWPNLAEAFAAYAARGETKPLVAAYERFGAVEPSAGNSYSVYTAVQCRDSAWPKDWNTWRADMWRTHAEAPFMTWNNAWYNAPCAFWPTQPLAAPDITNADLPPALLFQATLDAATPFEGGKAMHEKLKNSALVVEEGGGNHGIALSGNACLDEKLAAYLTTGKASDATCAARPDPQPTAATRAVPATAGGAALHGVLGFRG, from the coding sequence TTGAAGAAGCGCGCCGCGGTGCTGCTGTCCGTCGCCACCGTCGCCACCGCCCTCGCGAGCCCGGTCACGGCCGCCGCCCCCGCCGCCGCGGCGCTGCGCTGGACCGACTGCAAGACGGCGCGCTACCCGACCCTCCAGTGCGCCTCGCTCTCGGTGCCGCTGGACCACGACCGGCCCGGCGGGCGGCGGATCTCGCTGGCCCTCACCCGCGTCCCGCACACCGGGAAGACCTCCCAGGGCCCCCTGCTGGTCAACCCCGGCGGCCCCGGCGGCAGCGGGCGCGCCCTGGCCGGGTACGTCGCCTCCGCGCTCCCCAAGGCGGTGGCCGCGCAGTACGACGTCATCGGCTTCGACCCGCGCGGCGTCGGCAGGAGCGAACCCGCCCTGGACTGCGGCGGGGACCACTTCAAGCCCGTACGCCCGGACTCCGTGCCCCTCGACCCGGGCGTCGAGCGGGCGAACCTGGACCGGGTGAAGTCCTTCGCCGAATCCTGCCGGGCCAGGCACGCGGACGTGCTCCCGTACATCGGCACCGTGTCGGCCGCCCGCGACATCGAGCTGCTGCGCGTGGCCCTCGGCGCGCCGCGGATCAGTTACTTCGGCTATTCGTACGGGACCTACCTGGGCGCGGTGTACGCGAAGCTGCACCCGGAGCGCGTACACCGGCTGGTGCTGGACTCCATCGTCGACCCGGGCGGCATCTGGTACGCCGACAACCTCGCCCAGGACCGGGCCTTCGACGCCCGCCACAAGGCGTTCCTGGCCTGGGTGGCCCGCCACGACGCCACCTACCGGCTGGGCACCGATCCGGCGGAGGTCGAGGCCCGCTGGTACGAGATGCGGGACGCGGTGCGCACCACCCCGGCGGGCGGCAAGGTCGGGGCGGCCGAGCTGGAGGACACCTTCATGCCGGGCGGCTACTACAACGGCTACTGGCCGAACCTCGCGGAGGCCTTCGCCGCCTATGCGGCGCGCGGCGAGACCAAACCCCTGGTGGCCGCCTACGAGCGGTTCGGCGCGGTGGAACCGTCCGCGGGCAACAGCTACAGCGTCTACACCGCGGTCCAGTGCCGGGACTCGGCCTGGCCGAAGGACTGGAACACCTGGCGCGCCGACATGTGGCGCACGCACGCCGAGGCGCCGTTCATGACCTGGAACAACGCCTGGTACAACGCTCCGTGCGCGTTCTGGCCGACGCAGCCGCTGGCGGCGCCGGACATCACGAACGCCGACCTGCCGCCCGCGCTGCTCTTCCAGGCCACCCTGGACGCGGCGACCCCGTTCGAGGGCGGGAAGGCGATGCACGAGAAGCTCAAGAACTCGGCGCTGGTCGTCGAGGAGGGCGGCGGCAACCACGGCATCGCACTCAGCGGCAACGCCTGCCTGGACGAGAAGCTGGCCGCGTACCTGACGACGGGCAAGGCGTCCGACGCCACCTGCGCGGCCCGCCCCGACCCCCAGCCGACCGCAGCCACCCGCGCGGTCCCCGCGACGGCGGGCGGAGCAGCTCTCCACGGCGTGCTGGGCTTCCGCGGCTAG
- a CDS encoding SRPBCC family protein — translation MAQVEATTERIIAADAETVFDALADYSGTRGKLLPEHFSEYEVREGGDGEGTLVHWKLQATSKRVRDCLLEVTEPTDGQLVEKDRNSSMVTTWTVTPSGEGKSRAVVSTVWNGAGGIGGFFERTFAPKGLGRIYDSVLANLATEVEKG, via the coding sequence ATGGCGCAGGTCGAGGCCACCACGGAACGGATCATCGCGGCTGACGCGGAGACCGTGTTCGACGCGCTGGCGGACTACAGCGGCACCCGGGGCAAGCTGCTCCCCGAGCACTTCAGCGAGTACGAGGTGCGCGAGGGCGGCGACGGCGAGGGCACCCTGGTGCACTGGAAGCTCCAGGCCACCAGCAAGCGGGTGCGCGACTGCCTGCTGGAGGTCACCGAGCCCACGGACGGGCAGCTCGTGGAGAAGGACCGCAACTCCTCCATGGTCACCACCTGGACCGTGACCCCGTCCGGCGAGGGCAAGTCCAGGGCCGTGGTCTCCACCGTCTGGAACGGCGCGGGCGGCATCGGCGGCTTCTTCGAGCGCACCTTCGCCCCCAAGGGCCTGGGCCGCATCTACGACAGCGTGCTGGCGAACCTGGCCACCGAGGTCGAGAAGGGCTAG
- a CDS encoding HEAT repeat domain-containing protein, whose amino-acid sequence MNVLERLRAEADQAPEYEALLTARPDALADALTAAGRPLWARELAAYRLGLAGDRRAFESLVLLLNHRDPPRCEAAAQALAVLNDPRTARAAAALATNELRTAYALHPVRLLTALRAPESAPTLIATLARLLGPNDPYWRVALACVEGLGALADPRARDVLTRAQSHPRLALAATKALRELAAPA is encoded by the coding sequence GTGAACGTGCTGGAGCGGCTGCGGGCAGAGGCGGACCAAGCGCCGGAGTACGAGGCGCTGTTGACGGCGCGGCCGGACGCGCTGGCCGATGCGCTGACCGCGGCGGGCCGCCCGCTGTGGGCCCGCGAACTGGCGGCGTACCGCCTCGGGCTGGCCGGGGACCGGCGCGCCTTCGAGTCCCTGGTGCTGCTGCTCAACCACCGGGACCCGCCGCGCTGCGAGGCCGCCGCGCAGGCCCTGGCGGTGCTGAACGACCCCCGGACCGCCCGCGCGGCGGCGGCCCTGGCCACCAACGAACTGCGCACGGCCTACGCCCTGCACCCGGTCCGGCTCCTGACGGCCCTGCGGGCCCCCGAATCCGCCCCCACCCTGATCGCCACCCTCGCCCGCCTCCTGGGCCCGAACGACCCGTACTGGCGAGTGGCCCTCGCCTGCGTGGAAGGCCTGGGCGCCCTGGCCGACCCCCGTGCCCGAGACGTCCTGACCCGCGCCCAGTCCCACCCCCGCCTCGCCCTCGCGGCGACGAAAGCCCTGCGGGAGCTGGCCGCCCCCGCGTAG
- a CDS encoding TetR family transcriptional regulator — protein sequence MSQPAKTSSRAASASDAPESAAGTRAAAQRLKMRRELAAAAMELFATKGYEATTVDEIAATAGVARRTFFRHFRSKEEAIFPDHDDTLTRAEAVLDVAPAHEHPLDTVCRGIKEVMKMYAASPAVSVERYRLTREVPALREREIASVARYERLFTRYLLAHFDEQDHHAGNDDPLLAEVAASAVVTAHNHVLRRWLRAGGQGDVEGQLDHAFSIVRKTFGSGIGAGRSQAGAPAPAAVRTEGEVLVAVARTDAPLDEVMRTIEEALRNR from the coding sequence ATGTCCCAGCCCGCCAAGACCTCGTCCCGCGCCGCCTCGGCCTCCGACGCCCCGGAGAGCGCCGCGGGTACCCGGGCGGCCGCCCAGCGCCTCAAGATGCGCCGCGAGCTGGCCGCCGCGGCCATGGAGCTGTTCGCGACGAAGGGGTACGAGGCCACCACGGTCGACGAGATCGCCGCGACCGCGGGTGTCGCGCGGCGGACCTTCTTCCGCCATTTCCGGTCCAAGGAAGAGGCGATCTTCCCGGACCACGACGACACCCTGACCCGGGCCGAGGCGGTCCTGGACGTGGCCCCGGCGCACGAGCACCCGCTCGACACGGTGTGCCGCGGGATCAAGGAAGTCATGAAGATGTACGCCGCCTCCCCGGCGGTGTCGGTGGAGCGCTACCGGCTGACCCGCGAGGTGCCCGCGCTGCGGGAGCGGGAGATCGCCTCGGTGGCCCGCTACGAGCGGCTGTTCACGCGCTACCTGCTGGCCCATTTCGACGAGCAGGACCACCACGCCGGCAACGACGATCCGCTGCTCGCCGAGGTGGCGGCCTCCGCGGTGGTCACCGCCCACAACCACGTGCTGCGGCGCTGGCTGCGGGCGGGCGGCCAGGGGGACGTGGAGGGGCAGCTGGACCACGCGTTCTCGATCGTGCGCAAGACCTTCGGCTCCGGGATCGGGGCGGGGCGCTCGCAGGCGGGGGCGCCGGCTCCGGCCGCCGTCCGCACCGAGGGCGAGGTACTGGTCGCGGTGGCCCGTACGGACGCTCCGCTCGACGAGGTCATGAGGACGATCGAAGAGGCGCTGCGCAACAGATAG
- a CDS encoding M55 family metallopeptidase, translated as MKILVSADMEGATGVTWPADVLPGTPQWERCRALFTSDVNAAALGFFDGGADEVLVNEAHWTMRNLLLERLDERVQMLTGRHKALSMVEGVQHGDVDGIAFVGYHTGAGEAGVLAHTYLANSITGVWVNGVRASEGRLNSLVVAEYGVPVVLVTGDDLTCADAARYAPHARTVAVKDHVSRYAAVCRTPARTAADIRAAAAAATALAVRHEPAARGPFTVEVEFDAEHLAMSATVVPGVERTGERRIAYTSGAMYEGIRTFKTVTTIVSAAVEEQYG; from the coding sequence ATGAAGATCCTCGTCTCCGCCGACATGGAGGGCGCCACGGGCGTCACCTGGCCCGCCGACGTCCTGCCCGGCACCCCCCAGTGGGAGCGCTGCCGCGCGCTGTTCACCTCCGACGTGAACGCGGCGGCCCTCGGATTCTTCGACGGCGGCGCCGACGAGGTGCTCGTCAACGAAGCCCACTGGACCATGCGCAACCTGCTGCTGGAGCGCCTCGACGAGCGCGTGCAGATGCTCACCGGCCGCCACAAGGCCCTCTCCATGGTCGAGGGGGTCCAGCACGGGGACGTCGACGGGATCGCCTTCGTCGGCTACCACACGGGCGCGGGCGAGGCGGGCGTCCTCGCCCACACCTATCTCGCCAATTCCATCACCGGAGTCTGGGTGAACGGCGTCCGCGCGAGCGAGGGGCGGCTCAACTCCCTCGTGGTCGCCGAATACGGCGTCCCCGTGGTCCTGGTCACCGGCGACGACCTGACGTGCGCGGACGCGGCCCGGTACGCGCCGCACGCCCGGACCGTCGCGGTGAAGGACCACGTCTCGCGCTACGCCGCGGTGTGCCGCACCCCCGCCCGGACCGCCGCCGACATCCGCGCGGCCGCCGCGGCGGCCACCGCCCTCGCCGTGCGCCACGAGCCCGCGGCCCGCGGCCCGTTCACGGTCGAGGTGGAGTTCGACGCCGAGCACCTGGCGATGTCGGCGACCGTCGTCCCCGGGGTCGAACGGACCGGGGAGCGCCGGATCGCCTACACCAGCGGGGCGATGTACGAGGGGATCCGGACCTTCAAGACGGTCACGACGATCGTCTCGGCAGCGGTGGAGGAGCAGTATGGGTGA
- a CDS encoding 3-hydroxyacyl-CoA dehydrogenase family protein — translation MDRQSSQPTPPSSGPSSPQTIAVVGLGTMGTGIAEVLARAGREVIGIDIDESAARRATASLAAATARSVTREQLTEQERDAVLARFRTFGELSAAADADLVIEVVPESYELKQQVFAALDRIVRPDTVLATGTNALSVTRLAAESLRPERVLGLHFFNPAPAMKLVEIVSCVLTAPTAVEAVTALARELGKEPVAVGDRPGFVADGLLFGYLNQAAAMYEAKYASREDIDAAMKLGCGLPMGPLALLDLIGVDTARTVLEAMYASSGDRLHAPAPILGHLAEAGLTGRKSGRGFYTYEAQGSPVIVRDLQTPLDGSVIASSRPVSVVGVAGSGTMASGIAQVFAQAGYSVVLAGRSQDKADAAKAAIGKSLARAVDKGRLTAEAAARTLERISPAGSLDAFAEVDLAVEAVAEDLAVKQELFATLDKVCRPGAILATTTSSLPVIAIARATSRPQDVIGMHFFNPAPAMKLVEVVRTVLTADDVHATVRAICVKVRKHPVDCGDRAGFIVNALLFPYLNNAIKMVEQHYASLDEIDAAMKLGGGYPMGPFELLDVVGLDVSLAIEKVLHKEFRDPGLAPSPLLEHLVAAGCLGRKTGRGFREYARR, via the coding sequence ATGGACCGTCAGTCCAGTCAGCCCACCCCGCCTTCTTCCGGCCCTTCCTCCCCGCAGACGATCGCCGTCGTCGGCCTCGGCACCATGGGCACCGGTATCGCCGAGGTCCTCGCCCGGGCCGGCCGCGAGGTCATCGGCATCGACATCGACGAGAGCGCCGCCCGGCGCGCCACGGCCTCGCTGGCCGCCGCCACCGCCCGCTCGGTCACCCGTGAGCAGCTCACCGAGCAGGAGCGGGACGCCGTACTCGCCCGCTTCCGCACCTTCGGCGAGCTGTCCGCGGCCGCCGACGCCGACCTCGTCATCGAGGTCGTCCCGGAGTCCTACGAGCTGAAGCAGCAGGTCTTCGCCGCGCTGGACCGGATCGTGCGCCCCGACACCGTCCTCGCCACCGGCACGAACGCGCTGTCGGTGACCCGGCTCGCCGCCGAGTCGCTGCGCCCCGAGCGGGTGCTGGGCCTGCACTTCTTCAACCCGGCCCCGGCCATGAAGCTCGTCGAGATCGTCTCCTGCGTGCTCACCGCGCCGACCGCCGTCGAGGCGGTCACGGCGCTCGCCCGGGAGCTGGGCAAGGAGCCCGTGGCGGTCGGCGACCGCCCCGGTTTCGTCGCGGACGGGCTGCTCTTCGGCTACCTGAACCAGGCCGCCGCCATGTACGAGGCCAAGTACGCCTCCCGCGAGGACATCGACGCGGCCATGAAGCTGGGCTGCGGCCTGCCGATGGGCCCGCTGGCCCTGCTCGACCTGATCGGCGTCGACACCGCCCGGACCGTCCTGGAGGCCATGTACGCCTCCTCCGGCGACCGGCTGCACGCTCCGGCGCCGATCCTCGGCCACCTCGCGGAGGCCGGGCTGACCGGCCGCAAGTCCGGGCGCGGGTTCTACACGTACGAGGCCCAGGGCAGCCCGGTCATCGTGCGCGACCTGCAGACCCCGCTGGACGGTTCGGTGATCGCCTCCAGCCGCCCGGTCTCCGTGGTCGGCGTGGCCGGTTCCGGGACGATGGCGAGCGGTATCGCGCAGGTCTTCGCGCAGGCCGGCTACTCGGTGGTGCTGGCGGGCCGCAGCCAGGACAAGGCGGACGCGGCGAAGGCCGCGATCGGCAAGTCCCTGGCCCGGGCGGTGGACAAGGGCCGCCTCACGGCGGAGGCCGCCGCGCGGACCCTGGAGCGGATCTCCCCGGCCGGTTCCCTGGACGCCTTCGCCGAGGTGGACCTGGCCGTCGAGGCCGTCGCCGAGGACCTGGCGGTCAAGCAGGAGCTGTTCGCGACCCTGGACAAGGTGTGCCGGCCGGGCGCGATCCTGGCGACGACCACCTCTTCCCTGCCGGTGATCGCGATCGCCCGCGCGACCTCGCGCCCGCAGGACGTGATCGGCATGCACTTCTTCAACCCGGCCCCGGCGATGAAGCTCGTCGAGGTGGTCCGTACGGTCCTGACGGCCGACGACGTGCACGCCACGGTCCGCGCGATCTGCGTGAAGGTGCGCAAGCACCCGGTGGACTGCGGGGACCGTGCGGGGTTCATCGTGAACGCGCTGCTGTTCCCGTACCTGAACAACGCGATCAAGATGGTCGAGCAGCACTACGCGAGCCTGGACGAGATCGACGCCGCGATGAAGCTGGGCGGCGGGTACCCGATGGGGCCCTTCGAGCTGCTCGACGTGGTCGGTCTCGACGTCTCCCTGGCCATCGAGAAGGTCCTCCACAAGGAGTTCCGCGACCCGGGGCTGGCCCCGTCGCCGCTGCTGGAGCACCTGGTCGCGGCGGGCTGCCTCGGCCGGAAGACCGGCCGCGGTTTCCGTGAGTACGCCCGCCGGTAA
- a CDS encoding prolyl oligopeptidase family serine peptidase, giving the protein MVPASPAGPAAPAVPAVPTAPYGTWPSPIDAALAASHDGRPEYLGTVGAEVWWTEPRPDEGGRRTLVRRPADGGPAAPVLPAPWNVRSRFTEYGGKPWAGAERADGSGPLLVFTHFADQRLYAYEPDAPGVAPRPLTPLGPTGGGLRWVDPVLREDAVWCVMEEFTGPAPTDVRRVLAAVPLDGSAAGDRSAVRELTDDRHRFSTGARLSPDGRQAAWLVWDHPRMPWDGTELLLAEVTADGALTGIRSVLGGPGESVAQAEWAADGSLLALSDRGGWWNPYRVSRTGGEPVGLCPREEEFGGPLWKPGLGWMAPLADGPVAVLHGQGSSVLAVLDPETGDLVDAAGPWTAWQPTLAAHGTRVYGVAASPRSPYEVVELDTASGHARPVDTGSARRPGPVDPAYYPEPQSRTFLGPDDQQIHAHVYPPHHPTLRAPADELPPYVVWAHGGPTDHVPPVLDLHIAYFTSRGIGVAEVNYGGSTGYGRAYRERLREQWGVVDVEDCAAVARALAAEGTADPARLAIRGGSAGGWTTAASLAATDLYACGTVIYPVLDLTGFAAETHDLESRYIDGLAGPPDTLAVRCRDRSPLARADRITAPFVLLQGLDDAVCPPSQAERFLAAMRGRSVPHAYLAFEGEGHGFRRADTMVRALEAELSLYAQTFGFARPDIPRLELRP; this is encoded by the coding sequence ATGGTCCCCGCGTCACCCGCGGGTCCCGCCGCGCCCGCCGTCCCCGCCGTGCCGACCGCGCCCTACGGCACCTGGCCCTCGCCCATCGACGCGGCGCTCGCCGCCTCCCACGACGGGCGGCCCGAGTACCTCGGCACGGTCGGCGCCGAGGTGTGGTGGACCGAGCCGCGCCCCGACGAGGGCGGCCGCCGCACCCTGGTCCGGCGGCCCGCCGACGGCGGCCCCGCGGCCCCGGTGCTGCCCGCGCCCTGGAACGTGCGCAGCCGGTTCACCGAATACGGCGGCAAGCCCTGGGCCGGCGCCGAACGGGCCGACGGGAGCGGCCCGTTGCTGGTCTTCACGCACTTCGCCGACCAGCGGCTGTACGCCTACGAGCCGGACGCGCCCGGCGTCGCCCCCCGCCCGCTGACCCCCCTCGGCCCCACCGGCGGCGGGCTGCGCTGGGTGGACCCGGTGCTCCGCGAGGACGCCGTGTGGTGCGTCATGGAGGAGTTCACCGGGCCCGCGCCGACCGATGTGCGCCGGGTCCTGGCGGCCGTACCGCTGGACGGATCCGCCGCCGGTGACCGCTCGGCGGTGCGCGAACTGACCGACGACCGGCACCGGTTCAGCACCGGAGCCCGGCTCTCGCCGGACGGCCGGCAGGCCGCGTGGCTGGTCTGGGACCACCCGCGGATGCCCTGGGACGGTACCGAACTGCTGCTGGCCGAGGTCACCGCCGACGGCGCGCTCACCGGGATCCGCTCCGTGCTCGGCGGCCCCGGGGAATCCGTCGCCCAGGCCGAATGGGCCGCCGACGGAAGCCTGTTGGCGCTCAGTGACCGGGGCGGCTGGTGGAACCCGTACCGGGTGAGCCGCACCGGCGGGGAGCCCGTCGGCCTGTGCCCGCGCGAGGAGGAGTTCGGCGGCCCGCTCTGGAAGCCGGGCCTCGGCTGGATGGCGCCGCTGGCCGACGGCCCCGTGGCCGTCCTGCACGGCCAGGGCTCCTCGGTGCTGGCCGTCCTCGATCCGGAGACCGGCGACCTGGTGGACGCGGCGGGCCCCTGGACCGCCTGGCAGCCCACCCTGGCCGCGCACGGCACCCGCGTCTACGGCGTCGCGGCCAGCCCGCGCAGCCCGTACGAGGTGGTCGAACTGGACACGGCGAGCGGCCACGCGCGGCCCGTGGACACCGGGAGCGCCCGCCGCCCCGGCCCCGTGGACCCCGCCTACTACCCCGAACCGCAGAGCCGCACCTTCCTCGGCCCCGACGACCAGCAGATCCACGCGCACGTCTACCCGCCGCACCACCCCACCCTGCGCGCCCCCGCCGACGAACTCCCGCCCTACGTGGTGTGGGCCCACGGCGGCCCCACCGACCACGTGCCGCCCGTACTCGACCTGCACATCGCCTACTTCACCTCCCGCGGCATCGGGGTGGCCGAGGTCAACTACGGCGGCTCCACCGGCTACGGGCGGGCCTACCGCGAGCGGCTGCGCGAGCAGTGGGGCGTGGTCGACGTGGAGGACTGCGCCGCGGTGGCCCGCGCGCTCGCCGCCGAGGGCACCGCCGACCCGGCCCGGCTCGCCATCCGGGGCGGCAGCGCGGGCGGCTGGACCACGGCGGCCTCGCTGGCCGCGACCGACCTGTACGCCTGCGGGACGGTCATCTATCCGGTGCTCGACCTCACCGGCTTCGCCGCCGAGACCCACGACCTGGAATCCCGCTACATCGACGGGCTCGCCGGACCGCCCGACACCCTGGCCGTCCGCTGCCGGGACCGCTCGCCGCTGGCCCGCGCCGACCGGATCACGGCGCCGTTCGTCCTGCTCCAGGGCCTGGACGACGCGGTGTGCCCGCCCTCCCAGGCCGAACGCTTCCTGGCCGCCATGCGCGGCCGCTCGGTGCCCCACGCCTACCTCGCCTTCGAGGGCGAGGGCCACGGATTCCGCCGCGCGGACACCATGGTCCGCGCGCTGGAGGCCGAACTGTCGCTGTACGCCCAGACCTTCGGCTTCGCGCGGCCGGACATCCCGCGCCTGGAGCTGCGCCCCTGA
- a CDS encoding M20/M25/M40 family metallo-hydrolase, whose protein sequence is MDVRGGPESAVDPRALDEVVEFTSGLIRIDTTNRGGGDCRERPAAEYAAERLAAAGLEPVLLERTPGRTNVVARIAGTDRTADALLVHGHLDVVPAEAADWSVDPFSGEVRDGVVWGRGAVDMKNMDAMILAVVRSWARAGVRPRRDIVIAFTADEEDSAVDGSGFLADRHAHLFEGCTEGLSESGAFTVHTGPGRALYPIAAGERGTAWLKLTARGTAGHGSKPNRANAVTRLAAAVARIGAHEWPVRITDTVAACLTELAAHQGLSVDPRSPGFDLDAVLERLGPARMLVEGTVRNSANPSMLSAGYKVNVVPGRATAHIDGRMVPGGEPEFRATLDALTGPDVDWEFHHREEALEAPVHGRTFGILREAVEHFDPEGHVLPFCMAGGTDAKQFSRLGITGYGYSPLKLPPGFDYWSLFHGVDERVPVDALHFGVRVLDRALRTL, encoded by the coding sequence ATGGACGTGCGCGGCGGGCCGGAGTCGGCCGTCGACCCGCGGGCGCTCGACGAGGTCGTCGAGTTCACCTCCGGTCTGATCCGCATCGACACCACCAACCGCGGCGGCGGCGACTGCCGGGAGCGCCCGGCCGCCGAGTACGCCGCCGAACGCCTCGCCGCCGCAGGGCTGGAGCCCGTCCTGCTGGAGCGCACCCCCGGCCGCACCAACGTGGTCGCCCGGATCGCGGGCACCGACCGCACCGCCGACGCGCTGCTCGTCCACGGCCACCTGGACGTGGTGCCCGCCGAGGCGGCCGACTGGAGCGTCGACCCCTTCTCGGGCGAGGTCCGCGACGGGGTGGTCTGGGGCCGCGGGGCCGTCGACATGAAGAACATGGACGCGATGATCCTGGCCGTCGTACGGTCCTGGGCCCGGGCCGGGGTCCGGCCGCGGCGCGACATCGTGATCGCCTTCACCGCCGACGAGGAGGACAGCGCCGTCGACGGCTCGGGCTTCCTCGCCGACCGGCACGCGCACCTCTTCGAGGGCTGTACGGAGGGCCTCAGCGAATCCGGTGCCTTCACCGTGCACACCGGACCCGGCCGCGCCCTCTACCCCATCGCGGCCGGTGAACGCGGCACCGCCTGGCTGAAGTTGACCGCCCGTGGCACCGCCGGGCACGGTTCGAAACCCAACCGGGCCAATGCCGTCACCCGGCTCGCCGCCGCCGTCGCCCGGATCGGCGCGCACGAATGGCCGGTGCGGATCACCGACACCGTCGCCGCCTGCCTCACCGAACTCGCCGCGCACCAGGGCCTGTCCGTGGACCCGAGGAGTCCCGGTTTCGACCTCGACGCGGTGCTGGAGCGGCTCGGGCCCGCCCGCATGCTGGTCGAGGGAACCGTCCGCAACAGCGCCAACCCCAGCATGCTCAGCGCCGGTTACAAGGTCAACGTGGTGCCCGGCCGGGCCACCGCCCACATCGACGGCCGGATGGTGCCCGGCGGCGAGCCGGAGTTCCGCGCCACCCTCGACGCGCTCACCGGCCCCGACGTCGACTGGGAGTTCCACCACCGCGAGGAGGCCCTCGAAGCCCCGGTCCACGGCCGGACCTTCGGGATCCTGCGCGAGGCCGTCGAGCACTTCGACCCCGAAGGCCACGTGCTCCCCTTCTGCATGGCGGGCGGCACCGACGCCAAGCAGTTCTCCCGCCTCGGCATCACCGGCTACGGCTACTCCCCGCTCAAGCTGCCCCCCGGCTTCGACTACTGGTCGCTCTTCCACGGCGTGGACGAGCGGGTCCCCGTCGACGCCCTGCACTTCGGGGTCAGGGTCCTCGACCGCGCGCTGCGGACCCTGTGA